In one Sporomusa sphaeroides DSM 2875 genomic region, the following are encoded:
- a CDS encoding GGDEF domain-containing response regulator — translation MAILIVDDSADSRVLVKRLLEKNGFSEVITAETAFAAFDLLGMDQPACVSTRIDLILMDVIMPDMDGIEACRLIKANRCLKDIPIIVITASDITETLERAFTAGAMDFITKPVKPLELKARVLSALKIKYEIDQRKAREAELVKVLEELENANRELSRLSSLDGLTGIANRRHFEQIYDMEWRRAARTGSELSVLFLDLDFFKYYNDTYGHQEGDDCLKQVAAAAGQVLKRPGDLVARYGGEEFVVILPETSIAGAVEVAEAIRQAIERCNIPHSASPVAAHVTVSVGVAGGRVTLADKPSDFIARADKALYEAKHSGRNRVKVAEC, via the coding sequence ATGGCTATCTTAATTGTTGACGATTCGGCAGACAGCCGGGTATTGGTTAAACGCTTATTGGAGAAAAATGGGTTTAGTGAGGTAATTACCGCCGAAACGGCATTCGCCGCTTTTGACTTATTGGGAATGGACCAGCCGGCCTGTGTATCCACGCGCATTGATCTTATTCTCATGGATGTAATTATGCCGGACATGGATGGGATTGAAGCCTGCCGGCTGATAAAAGCCAATCGATGTTTAAAAGATATTCCGATTATTGTCATCACGGCCAGTGATATCACAGAGACGCTGGAAAGGGCATTTACCGCCGGGGCTATGGATTTTATCACCAAACCGGTCAAGCCGCTGGAACTCAAAGCAAGGGTGCTTTCGGCTTTGAAAATCAAATATGAAATCGATCAGCGTAAAGCGCGGGAGGCTGAATTGGTAAAGGTGCTGGAAGAACTGGAAAATGCCAATAGAGAATTAAGCCGCCTGTCTTCGCTGGACGGTTTAACCGGCATTGCGAACAGGCGGCATTTTGAACAAATCTATGATATGGAGTGGCGGCGGGCGGCAAGAACAGGCAGCGAACTGTCGGTTCTGTTTCTGGATCTTGATTTTTTTAAATACTACAATGACACCTATGGGCACCAGGAAGGCGACGATTGCTTGAAACAGGTGGCGGCAGCCGCAGGCCAGGTTTTAAAACGGCCGGGTGATTTAGTGGCACGCTATGGCGGTGAGGAATTTGTTGTTATTTTGCCGGAAACCTCCATTGCCGGCGCTGTCGAGGTTGCGGAAGCCATTCGGCAAGCTATCGAGCGGTGCAATATACCGCATAGCGCTTCGCCGGTGGCTGCGCATGTGACGGTGAGCGTAGGTGTGGCAGGCGGCCGTGTAACACTGGCGGACAAGCCGTCCGACTTTATTGCCCGGGCCGATAAGGCGCTGTATGAAGCCAAGCACAGCGGCCGCAACCGGGTCAAAGTGGCTGAATGCTAG
- a CDS encoding Hpt domain-containing protein: protein MKYSVVIDRDLEDLIPGFLQKRQEDINAIVTAADSKDSETIRVIGHTLKGIGGGYGFDRITELGAAIEQAGKQQEPVRARELAQELKQYLEVVEICYE from the coding sequence GTGAAATACAGTGTTGTTATTGATCGTGATCTGGAGGATTTGATTCCAGGATTTCTGCAAAAGCGGCAGGAAGATATCAACGCTATTGTAACTGCCGCAGATAGTAAGGACTCTGAGACCATACGGGTGATTGGGCATACACTAAAAGGTATTGGCGGCGGCTATGGCTTTGACAGAATCACCGAGCTCGGGGCAGCCATTGAACAGGCCGGAAAACAACAGGAACCGGTTAGAGCCCGCGAATTAGCCCAGGAATTGAAGCAATATCTCGAGGTTGTTGAAATCTGCTATGAATAG
- the ligA gene encoding NAD-dependent DNA ligase LigA produces MNTAIPDSLTAAAEEIEKLKKTIHYHSHRYYVLDNPEISDAEFDKLLRQLIDLETAYPSLITPDSPSQRVGGAPAGGFARVAHLTPMLSLGNAFSAGELQAFDARVRVSLDGQAVEYVVELKIDGLAMNLVYEHGRLTRGATRGDGVYGEDVSTNIRTIRSVPLVLSETGGIPPLLEVRGEVYLPRREFDRLNTLREAAGEPLMANPRNAAAGSIRQLDPRITAERALDISMHGLGTEEGLGVTTHSAMLEKLQALGFKINPHYRTFDNIDEVAQYCESWAEKRVDLPYDIDGLVIKVNSLAQQRLLGSTAKDPRWAIAYKFPAEQATTILEDIFVRVGRTGALTPTAVLRPVRLAGTTVSRATLHNADFIQEKDIRLGDTVIVHKAGEIIPEVVAVVESRRTGQEQPFIMPASCPECGKQIVRETGEAAHKCVNPRCPALLREGLIHFVSRDAMNIDGLGPAVITSLLEAGLVKDAADLYTLQPATLAVMERMGEKSAGNLVKAIAASKEAGLSRALFALGIRHVGAKASALLARYYGDIDRLAVAGVEELTTIGEIGPKIAESVVNYFADPDNLAYIGKLKAVGVKLTEERQEPLSQELASKTFVLTGTLTMPRKEAEALIAACGGKISSSVSKKTSYVVAGEEAGSKLDKANELGVPVLNEEEFLMLVQKPQA; encoded by the coding sequence ATGAATACCGCGATACCGGATAGCCTGACGGCTGCTGCGGAGGAAATTGAAAAATTAAAAAAAACCATCCACTATCACAGTCACCGCTACTACGTGCTTGACAATCCTGAAATCAGCGATGCCGAATTTGACAAACTGCTGAGGCAGCTTATTGACCTTGAAACCGCCTATCCTTCGCTGATTACCCCCGATTCCCCCAGTCAGCGGGTGGGGGGCGCGCCGGCCGGCGGTTTTGCGCGGGTGGCCCATTTGACGCCGATGCTTAGTTTGGGCAACGCCTTCTCCGCCGGGGAACTGCAGGCGTTTGACGCCAGAGTGCGGGTCAGCCTTGACGGCCAGGCTGTGGAATATGTTGTTGAACTCAAAATTGATGGCCTGGCCATGAACCTTGTCTATGAACATGGCCGGCTGACCCGGGGAGCTACCCGGGGTGACGGCGTTTATGGCGAAGATGTGTCAACCAATATCCGTACCATCCGCTCGGTGCCATTGGTGTTGAGCGAGACCGGCGGCATTCCGCCGCTGTTGGAAGTACGCGGGGAAGTGTATTTGCCCAGGCGGGAATTTGACCGGCTGAATACACTTAGGGAAGCTGCCGGTGAGCCGCTTATGGCCAATCCCCGCAATGCCGCCGCCGGTTCCATCCGTCAGCTTGACCCCAGGATCACGGCAGAACGGGCGCTGGATATTTCCATGCATGGTTTGGGGACCGAAGAAGGTCTTGGGGTCACTACCCACTCGGCCATGCTGGAGAAACTGCAGGCACTGGGTTTTAAAATCAATCCCCATTACCGGACCTTTGACAATATTGACGAAGTGGCACAGTACTGCGAAAGTTGGGCGGAAAAGCGGGTTGATTTGCCTTATGACATTGACGGCCTGGTAATCAAAGTCAATAGTCTGGCCCAGCAGCGCCTGCTTGGTTCCACCGCCAAAGACCCGCGCTGGGCCATTGCCTATAAATTTCCGGCAGAGCAGGCGACGACCATTCTGGAAGACATCTTTGTGCGGGTTGGCCGTACCGGGGCGCTGACACCCACTGCCGTACTGCGGCCTGTCAGACTGGCAGGGACTACGGTGAGCCGGGCTACCCTGCATAATGCCGATTTTATTCAGGAAAAGGATATTCGCCTTGGCGATACCGTCATTGTTCATAAAGCCGGGGAAATTATTCCTGAGGTGGTTGCGGTTGTGGAGAGCCGGCGCACAGGGCAGGAACAGCCCTTTATTATGCCTGCCAGCTGCCCCGAATGCGGCAAGCAGATTGTCCGCGAAACCGGAGAAGCAGCCCATAAATGCGTCAATCCCCGCTGTCCGGCGTTACTGCGGGAAGGACTTATCCACTTCGTTTCCCGTGATGCGATGAATATTGACGGACTGGGCCCGGCGGTCATCACCAGCCTGCTCGAGGCCGGACTGGTAAAAGACGCGGCAGATTTGTATACGCTGCAGCCGGCAACGCTGGCGGTGATGGAACGTATGGGCGAAAAATCGGCAGGCAATCTGGTGAAAGCCATAGCAGCCAGCAAAGAGGCCGGTTTATCCCGGGCGCTGTTTGCTTTGGGCATACGGCATGTCGGCGCCAAAGCCTCGGCACTCTTAGCCCGGTACTATGGTGATATTGACAGGCTGGCTGTGGCCGGCGTCGAAGAACTTACGACAATTGGTGAAATCGGCCCCAAAATTGCCGAAAGTGTGGTAAACTATTTTGCCGATCCCGATAATTTGGCGTACATTGGGAAGCTCAAAGCCGTGGGCGTGAAACTGACCGAAGAACGCCAGGAGCCTCTGAGTCAGGAATTGGCGAGCAAAACCTTTGTCCTGACAGGCACCTTGACCATGCCGCGCAAAGAAGCCGAAGCCCTTATTGCTGCCTGTGGCGGCAAGATATCCTCATCTGTCAGCAAAAAGACCAGCTATGTCGTAGCCGGTGAGGAGGCCGGCAGTAAGCTGGATAAGGCCAATGAACTGGGTGTTCCGGTCCTGAATGAAGAAGAGTTCCTGATGCTGGTACAAAAGCCGCAAGCATGA
- a CDS encoding LysR family transcriptional regulator, whose protein sequence is MSYIQSLTVFLQVAEEGSFSAAAKKLALTQPTVSFHIDNLEKNFGCPLFTRTSKGVSLTIYGEKLYETTRTINGLVASTHSEIQAMTQGSRGRILLGASTIPADYILPPLLARFLSEHPGLTLSLVTGDSQTILKRFTQGEFPIAVIGSKPDDSLISQPLWTDALVLAAHPDFKPVSGTSPVKDWLPALPFILRKESSGTARSALDALARLGITAADLTVVMEAGSNQAIKAAIMNKIGVGFISAWAVESELASGQLIALPLPGTAIKRQFYALSRQPLRPACLETFWQYLIKQN, encoded by the coding sequence ATGTCCTATATTCAATCATTAACCGTATTTTTACAAGTAGCCGAAGAAGGCAGCTTTTCCGCCGCTGCAAAAAAACTCGCCCTAACCCAGCCGACCGTTTCCTTTCATATCGACAACCTGGAAAAAAATTTTGGCTGCCCGTTATTTACCCGGACTTCCAAAGGGGTATCACTAACTATCTACGGAGAAAAGCTATACGAAACTACCCGGACAATTAACGGCCTGGTTGCCAGCACCCATAGTGAAATTCAGGCCATGACACAAGGTTCCAGAGGCCGGATACTGCTTGGTGCCAGCACAATCCCGGCAGATTATATCCTGCCGCCGCTATTGGCCAGGTTTCTCAGCGAACATCCCGGACTGACGCTGTCTTTGGTAACAGGCGACAGCCAAACCATCTTGAAAAGGTTTACCCAGGGCGAATTTCCCATTGCCGTCATCGGCTCGAAACCCGATGACAGCCTTATCAGTCAGCCCTTATGGACAGATGCCCTGGTACTTGCCGCCCATCCGGATTTTAAACCGGTCAGCGGCACATCCCCGGTCAAAGACTGGCTGCCTGCCTTACCGTTTATTTTGCGCAAAGAATCCTCCGGCACGGCACGCTCGGCGCTGGATGCACTGGCACGGCTGGGCATAACAGCCGCTGACCTTACTGTCGTGATGGAAGCCGGCAGTAATCAAGCAATTAAAGCCGCCATTATGAACAAAATCGGCGTGGGCTTTATCTCTGCCTGGGCCGTGGAGAGCGAGCTTGCCTCCGGTCAGCTTATTGCACTGCCACTGCCGGGTACCGCCATCAAACGCCAATTCTATGCCCTTAGCCGTCAGCCGCTGCGCCCGGCATGTCTGGAGACCTTCTGGCAGTATTTAATCAAACAGAATTAG
- the pcrA gene encoding DNA helicase PcrA produces MNNIFDRLNPAQQEAVAHVNGPLLIMAGAGSGKTKVLTSRIANLLAQGVAPYNILAITFTNKAAAEMKARVAGIVGLVAKDIWLSTFHAFCAKFLRMEIENLGGYTRNFVIYDAGDSQSLIKTCLKELNLDEKQFTPGGVQSTISNAKNALQDVREFTSQADNFYNLRVAEVYKLYQSKLKVHNALDFDDLLMLSVELLEYNATVREKYQQKFHYILIDEYQDTNRAQYLLARRLAAKHRNICVVGDVDQSIYAWRGADIQNILDFESDYPDAKVIKLEQNYRSTQTILDAANAVIENNCNRKPKSLWTDNQAGDTITHYLAMDERDEARYITDNIVKLNTVYRTPYKDIAILYRTNAQSRTIEEGLRNAAIPYTMVGGLRFYDRKEIKDIMAYIKVLFNPADAVSLLRIINVPRRGIGNTTIGRLEEYAAGQGVPLFDAVSNPDLVPGLTKRAKHQLEGLAELIFNLMSCQNTLPVPELVDKVMRDSGYLAELEADSDPQAMSRIENLKELVSDAKKFAETEAENTLEEFLSHVSLLTDLDNNEFSDDKVTLMTLHSAKGLEFPVVFLAGLEEGIFPHVRTLMDEREIEEERRLCYVGITRAERKLYISNARQRMIYGNTVCYSPSRFLDEIPPELMERYAPGRPAYLSSMPGSRPVAAASLPKAAVKPELTILKSPVQNPAKPQNLEWKAGEKVYHAKWGTGTVVAVSGSGDNMQLSIAFPNEGIKKLLAQLAPISRV; encoded by the coding sequence ATGAATAACATATTTGACCGCTTGAACCCGGCGCAGCAGGAAGCTGTTGCCCATGTAAACGGGCCGCTCCTAATCATGGCTGGAGCCGGTTCAGGCAAGACCAAGGTCCTGACAAGCCGGATTGCCAATCTCTTAGCACAGGGAGTGGCACCTTATAATATTCTGGCCATAACCTTTACCAACAAAGCGGCTGCCGAAATGAAAGCGCGGGTGGCCGGGATCGTTGGCCTGGTTGCCAAAGATATTTGGCTGAGTACCTTTCATGCCTTCTGCGCCAAATTCCTGCGGATGGAGATTGAAAACCTGGGCGGCTATACCCGCAATTTCGTCATCTATGATGCCGGCGATTCGCAGTCGCTGATCAAAACCTGTCTGAAGGAACTCAACCTTGACGAAAAGCAGTTTACGCCCGGCGGCGTGCAATCCACCATCTCTAATGCCAAGAATGCGCTGCAGGATGTGCGGGAGTTCACTTCGCAGGCCGACAATTTTTACAATCTCAGAGTAGCCGAAGTGTACAAGCTGTACCAGAGCAAACTCAAAGTCCATAATGCGCTGGATTTTGACGATCTCCTGATGTTGTCGGTGGAACTACTGGAATATAATGCCACGGTTCGGGAAAAATATCAGCAAAAATTTCACTACATCCTAATCGACGAGTATCAGGATACCAACCGTGCTCAATACCTGCTTGCCCGACGTCTGGCGGCCAAACATCGAAACATCTGCGTGGTAGGTGATGTTGACCAGAGTATTTATGCCTGGCGGGGTGCGGATATTCAGAATATCCTTGATTTTGAATCCGATTATCCGGATGCCAAAGTCATTAAATTAGAGCAAAATTACCGTTCCACCCAAACGATACTCGATGCCGCCAATGCTGTCATCGAAAACAATTGCAACCGCAAGCCCAAATCATTATGGACAGATAACCAGGCAGGCGATACCATAACTCACTATCTGGCAATGGATGAACGGGACGAAGCCCGGTATATCACCGATAATATTGTGAAACTCAATACGGTGTATCGTACACCTTATAAAGATATCGCCATATTGTACCGTACCAATGCCCAGTCACGCACCATTGAGGAAGGCCTGCGCAATGCCGCTATTCCTTATACCATGGTGGGCGGCCTCAGGTTCTATGACCGTAAGGAAATAAAAGACATCATGGCGTATATCAAGGTGCTTTTCAACCCGGCAGATGCCGTCAGCCTGCTGCGTATTATCAATGTGCCCCGCCGGGGGATTGGCAATACTACCATTGGCCGGCTGGAAGAATATGCGGCCGGGCAGGGTGTGCCGCTGTTCGATGCCGTGTCCAACCCTGACTTGGTGCCGGGACTTACTAAGCGGGCTAAGCATCAGCTGGAAGGGCTGGCCGAATTGATTTTCAATTTGATGTCCTGCCAGAATACGCTGCCGGTGCCCGAACTGGTGGATAAAGTCATGCGCGATTCCGGTTATCTGGCCGAGCTGGAAGCCGACAGCGACCCGCAGGCGATGAGCCGCATTGAAAACTTAAAGGAACTTGTCAGTGACGCCAAAAAATTTGCCGAGACCGAAGCGGAAAATACGCTGGAAGAATTTTTAAGCCATGTGTCGCTGCTGACAGATCTTGATAATAATGAATTCTCTGATGACAAGGTGACCCTCATGACCCTGCATTCGGCCAAAGGGCTGGAGTTCCCTGTCGTGTTTCTTGCCGGACTGGAAGAAGGTATCTTCCCCCATGTCCGCACCCTGATGGACGAGCGGGAAATTGAGGAAGAACGGCGGTTGTGTTATGTCGGTATCACCCGGGCTGAGCGCAAGCTGTATATATCCAATGCCCGGCAGCGCATGATTTACGGGAATACGGTATGCTATTCGCCGTCCCGGTTCCTGGATGAAATACCGCCTGAGCTCATGGAACGCTATGCGCCTGGGCGCCCTGCCTATTTGTCATCCATGCCCGGCAGCCGTCCGGTTGCCGCCGCTTCGCTGCCTAAGGCAGCGGTCAAACCAGAACTCACTATCCTGAAAAGCCCGGTGCAAAACCCGGCTAAGCCACAGAACCTGGAATGGAAAGCCGGGGAAAAGGTGTATCACGCCAAGTGGGGCACAGGCACGGTGGTGGCCGTCAGCGGCAGTGGTGACAATATGCAGCTTAGCATTGCCTTTCCTAATGAAGGCATCAAAAAACTGCTGGCCCAACTGGCGCCAATCAGCAGAGTCTAA
- the gatB gene encoding Asp-tRNA(Asn)/Glu-tRNA(Gln) amidotransferase subunit GatB: MKYETVIGLEVHCELKTESKIFCGCSTKFGADQNTNVCPVCLGLPGVLPVINEKVVEFAVRAGLALNCQILPFSKFDRKNYYYPDLPKNYQTSQYDLPIAVNGYLDIEVNGETKRIGITRVHMEEDAGKLVHSGTISNSEYALVDYNRTGVPLIEIVSEPDLRSPEEAKAYLEKMRSILQYIDVSDCKMEEGSLRCDANISLRPAGTQPFGTKAELKNLNSFRSVQRGLEYEVERQTDVLEDGGRIIQETRSWDEAKGVTRSMRSKEQAHDYRYFPEPELVPIMVDPAKVESIRAQLPELPDARKARMMADHGLSAYDAETITASRAMADYFDAAVKAGAEAKAAANWLMGDVSKHLNAANIPVEACPVTAAKLAGLIALIDKGTISGKIAKTVFESMWESGKDAETIVKEQGLVQISDEGAIVAIVDGVIAANPQSVADFNAGKEKAIGFLVGQVMKQSKGRANPELVNKLLKERLT, translated from the coding sequence ATGAAATACGAAACAGTCATTGGACTTGAGGTCCATTGTGAGCTTAAAACCGAATCGAAAATATTCTGCGGCTGCAGCACCAAATTCGGTGCCGATCAAAATACCAACGTGTGTCCGGTCTGCCTCGGCTTGCCTGGTGTATTGCCTGTCATTAATGAAAAAGTTGTGGAATTTGCCGTGCGGGCCGGCTTGGCTCTTAACTGCCAAATACTGCCGTTTAGCAAATTTGACCGCAAAAACTACTATTACCCTGATCTGCCGAAGAACTACCAGACCTCCCAGTATGATCTGCCGATTGCCGTTAATGGCTACCTGGATATCGAAGTCAATGGCGAAACCAAACGTATCGGCATTACCCGTGTCCATATGGAAGAAGATGCCGGCAAACTGGTGCATTCAGGCACAATCAGTAATAGCGAGTATGCTTTGGTGGATTACAACCGTACCGGCGTGCCGCTGATTGAGATTGTATCCGAGCCGGATCTCCGCTCGCCGGAAGAGGCCAAAGCCTATCTGGAAAAAATGAGAAGCATTCTTCAATATATCGATGTTTCCGACTGCAAAATGGAAGAAGGCAGCCTGCGTTGTGATGCCAACATTTCGCTCCGCCCGGCAGGTACCCAGCCGTTTGGCACCAAAGCCGAACTCAAGAACCTCAACTCCTTCCGGTCGGTGCAGCGCGGCCTGGAGTATGAAGTGGAGCGCCAGACCGACGTGCTGGAAGATGGCGGACGGATTATCCAGGAAACCCGTTCCTGGGATGAAGCCAAAGGTGTGACCCGGTCTATGCGCAGCAAAGAACAGGCCCATGACTACCGCTATTTCCCCGAACCGGAACTGGTTCCGATTATGGTTGATCCGGCTAAAGTAGAAAGCATCCGCGCTCAATTGCCGGAGCTTCCTGATGCGCGCAAAGCCAGGATGATGGCCGATCACGGCCTGTCGGCCTATGATGCCGAAACCATTACCGCCAGCCGCGCCATGGCTGATTATTTTGATGCTGCCGTCAAGGCCGGAGCCGAGGCCAAAGCAGCGGCCAACTGGCTGATGGGCGATGTATCCAAGCATCTTAATGCCGCCAATATACCTGTGGAAGCTTGCCCGGTTACCGCGGCAAAGCTTGCAGGGCTCATTGCCTTAATTGACAAAGGCACAATATCCGGCAAAATTGCCAAAACCGTGTTTGAAAGCATGTGGGAAAGCGGTAAAGACGCTGAGACTATCGTCAAAGAGCAAGGACTGGTGCAAATCAGTGATGAAGGCGCCATTGTTGCCATTGTTGACGGTGTTATTGCCGCTAACCCGCAATCGGTCGCTGATTTTAACGCCGGCAAGGAAAAAGCCATCGGCTTCTTAGTCGGTCAGGTTATGAAACAAAGCAAAGGCCGTGCCAATCCTGAACTTGTTAACAAGCTGTTAAAAGAACGTCTGACTTGA
- the gatA gene encoding Asp-tRNA(Asn)/Glu-tRNA(Gln) amidotransferase subunit GatA, translating to MELFKHTAHALHDMLQSKQISAVELTNAVFARTDAVEPKLRSYITETREQALAQAAAVDNKIARGEQIAPLAGIPGALKDNICTKGVKTTCASRILANFVPPYDATVVDKLAAQDAVLVGKTNCDEFAMGGSTENSGFFITRNPWDTDRVPGGSSGGSAAAVTAGQAIWALGSDTGGSIRQPAAYCGNVGLKPTYGRVSRYGLVAYASSLDQIGPFAKDVTDCALVLNAIAGHDAKDSTSINAAAPDYTKALVQDVKGLKIGLPKEYFAAGIQPEVAAAIQKAVDQLVAMGAEVREVSLPHTEYALPAYYLIAPAEASSNLARYDGVGFGHRASGSDIIDMYKKSRSEGFGPEVKRRVMLGTYALSSGYYDAYYLKALQVRTLVKQDFDKAFAEVDVLIAPTAPTTAFKIGELSDPLAMYLQDICTIPVNLAGLPGISIPCGFAQGLPVGMQIIGKPLAEATIIQAAYAFEQANDYHTRFAPLGEG from the coding sequence GTGGAATTATTTAAACATACTGCGCATGCTCTGCATGACATGCTGCAAAGCAAACAGATATCGGCAGTCGAACTGACCAATGCCGTATTCGCCCGCACCGATGCTGTCGAGCCCAAGCTGCGCTCTTACATAACAGAAACCAGGGAACAAGCGCTGGCTCAGGCCGCCGCCGTTGACAACAAGATTGCACGGGGCGAGCAAATTGCGCCACTGGCCGGTATTCCCGGCGCGCTGAAAGACAATATTTGCACCAAAGGCGTTAAGACTACCTGCGCCTCCAGGATTCTGGCCAATTTTGTGCCGCCCTATGATGCCACCGTTGTAGACAAGCTGGCAGCACAGGATGCTGTGCTTGTGGGTAAAACCAACTGCGACGAATTTGCCATGGGCGGTTCAACGGAAAACTCGGGCTTTTTCATTACCCGTAATCCCTGGGACACAGACCGGGTTCCCGGCGGTTCCAGCGGCGGTTCTGCGGCGGCAGTAACGGCCGGACAAGCCATCTGGGCGCTTGGCTCAGATACCGGCGGTTCTATCCGCCAGCCGGCAGCGTATTGCGGCAATGTCGGCCTTAAGCCAACCTATGGCCGTGTATCCCGCTATGGGTTGGTAGCCTATGCCTCGTCCTTGGATCAAATCGGCCCTTTTGCCAAAGACGTTACCGATTGTGCCCTGGTGCTTAATGCCATTGCCGGGCATGACGCCAAGGATTCCACCTCCATCAATGCCGCGGCGCCGGACTATACCAAGGCGCTGGTACAGGATGTCAAAGGTCTCAAAATTGGCCTGCCGAAAGAGTATTTCGCTGCCGGTATCCAGCCGGAAGTGGCGGCCGCTATTCAAAAGGCTGTTGACCAGCTTGTCGCCATGGGGGCGGAAGTCAGGGAGGTTTCCCTGCCGCATACCGAGTATGCCCTGCCTGCCTATTATCTCATTGCTCCGGCGGAAGCCAGCTCCAATCTGGCCCGCTATGACGGTGTCGGCTTTGGTCATCGCGCTTCTGGCAGTGATATTATCGATATGTACAAAAAAAGCCGGAGTGAAGGCTTTGGCCCCGAAGTCAAGCGCCGGGTCATGCTGGGAACCTATGCCTTAAGTTCAGGCTATTATGATGCTTATTATCTTAAAGCATTGCAGGTGCGCACCTTAGTGAAGCAGGATTTTGATAAAGCTTTTGCCGAAGTCGATGTACTTATTGCCCCGACAGCACCGACTACCGCCTTCAAAATCGGCGAACTCAGTGACCCGCTGGCCATGTATCTGCAGGATATTTGCACCATTCCCGTCAACCTTGCCGGTTTGCCCGGGATCTCAATACCCTGCGGTTTTGCTCAGGGCTTGCCTGTCGGCATGCAGATCATCGGCAAACCGTTGGCCGAGGCCACCATTATTCAAGCTGCTTACGCCTTCGAACAGGCCAACGATTATCATACGCGTTTTGCGCCGCTGGGGGAGGGTTAA
- a CDS encoding DUF3343 domain-containing protein: protein MLSCVITFPSVYHAFRAKKILKEHSIVAELVPVPRELSASCEGLAAQVAEQDVDKAVEVLGAKGIVMLQKGVKLVQAY, encoded by the coding sequence ATGCTCAGTTGTGTAATTACATTTCCGTCAGTATATCACGCCTTCCGGGCGAAAAAGATTTTAAAAGAACACAGCATTGTCGCCGAGCTTGTGCCTGTACCGCGTGAACTGAGTGCCTCTTGTGAAGGTTTGGCAGCCCAGGTTGCGGAACAGGACGTTGACAAGGCTGTTGAAGTGTTGGGGGCCAAGGGAATCGTTATGCTGCAAAAAGGTGTCAAGCTGGTACAGGCGTATTGA
- the gatC gene encoding Asp-tRNA(Asn)/Glu-tRNA(Gln) amidotransferase subunit GatC: MKINRQDVETVALLSRLEMTPEELEAYAVQLNAILEYADILNKLDTKGVEPTAHVLPLKNVMRPDEVKPSLPRELALANAPEAEDGYFKVPKIMEG, encoded by the coding sequence ATGAAAATAAACCGTCAAGATGTTGAAACCGTAGCCCTGTTATCCCGTCTGGAAATGACGCCGGAGGAACTGGAGGCATATGCCGTTCAGCTTAATGCAATCTTAGAGTATGCCGATATCCTCAATAAGCTTGATACCAAAGGCGTGGAACCCACAGCCCATGTGCTGCCGCTCAAAAATGTCATGCGGCCTGATGAAGTCAAGCCTTCGCTGCCGCGGGAACTGGCTCTGGCTAATGCGCCTGAGGCGGAAGACGGCTATTTCAAAGTACCTAAGATCATGGAAGGGTAA